From the Ruania alkalisoli genome, one window contains:
- a CDS encoding glycosyltransferase family 4 protein: MRVAVVTESFLPSLNGVTTSVLRVLDHLAEQGHEAIVVCPGPAPREYAGFPVFPVPALDYRGFRAGVPSRRLTRAVLEFGPDVLHAAAPFGIGAQALALARRHGIASVAIFQTDVARYTRSYGLSLTHHAAWRWIRRVHSSADLTLAPSRASLDDLAAVGVERTAWWGRGVDSVLYHPNRRTSTAGRALRERLAPQGQALVGYVGRLAPEKNVTELAPLARMRGARLVVVGDGPDRGALERELSGTDAVMLGRLEGEELATAYAALDVFTHTGTSETFGQTLQEAMASGLPVVAPAAGGPIDLVAAGESGFLVPPHDRAALVGAVGALVRDPGMRARMGEAGRRAILPRSWRALCAQLVEHYEHVAEPVTIR, from the coding sequence GTGCGAGTCGCTGTAGTGACCGAGTCCTTCCTTCCCAGTCTCAATGGCGTGACCACCTCAGTGCTCCGGGTACTCGACCATCTGGCCGAGCAGGGGCACGAGGCCATCGTGGTCTGTCCGGGACCTGCACCGCGGGAGTACGCCGGCTTCCCGGTGTTCCCGGTGCCGGCCCTCGACTATCGCGGGTTCCGCGCCGGGGTGCCCAGCAGGCGCCTGACCCGCGCCGTCCTCGAGTTCGGCCCGGACGTGCTGCACGCCGCGGCACCGTTCGGTATCGGCGCTCAGGCGCTGGCGCTGGCCCGGCGGCACGGCATCGCCTCGGTCGCGATCTTTCAGACCGATGTAGCCCGCTACACCCGCTCCTACGGCCTGTCCCTGACCCACCATGCCGCGTGGCGGTGGATTCGCCGCGTGCACTCCTCCGCCGACCTCACCCTCGCGCCGTCCCGGGCCTCCCTGGATGATCTCGCGGCCGTGGGAGTCGAGCGCACGGCCTGGTGGGGCCGCGGCGTGGACTCGGTGCTCTACCACCCGAACCGCCGCACGAGCACGGCAGGGCGGGCGCTGCGCGAGCGGTTGGCGCCACAGGGGCAGGCTCTGGTCGGCTACGTCGGCCGGCTCGCCCCGGAGAAGAACGTCACCGAGCTGGCACCGCTGGCACGCATGCGCGGTGCGCGACTCGTCGTGGTCGGTGACGGACCCGATCGCGGGGCGCTCGAACGAGAGCTCTCCGGTACTGATGCCGTGATGCTCGGACGCCTGGAGGGCGAGGAGCTGGCGACCGCGTATGCCGCTCTCGACGTCTTCACGCACACCGGCACCTCGGAGACCTTCGGGCAGACCCTGCAAGAGGCGATGGCTTCCGGGCTACCAGTGGTGGCACCGGCCGCCGGCGGCCCCATCGATCTGGTTGCCGCGGGCGAGTCCGGCTTCCTGGTGCCGCCGCACGATCGGGCAGCACTCGTCGGTGCCGTGGGTGCGTTGGTCCGCGATCCAGGGATGCGGGCCCGCATGGGTGAGGCTGGCCGTCGGGCGATCCTGCCCCGCAGCTGGCGCGCACTGTGTGCTCAGCTGGTCGAGCACTATGAGCACGTGGCCGAGCCGGTCACGATTCGCTGA
- the holA gene encoding DNA polymerase III subunit delta: MPPARRSRPAAGPSWRDVPLAPVVLVRGGEGLLVDRTVARLTALVREHDPEAEVTVLEAGAYERGQLEVLTSPSLFGEHRHLIVQGAESASDAFIEDALAHVGAAGSTIEDVTVVIRHEKGTRGKKLLDTIGKAGYPVVTCDQIKRDGEKADFAAAEFSAAGRRATSAAVQSLVEALGSDLRELAAGCSQLISDTTGTITPDVVERYYGGRVEATGFRVADAAVAGEQTQAITLLRHALETGVDPVPLVAVLAMKLRTLAKVAATRGRGSAADLGLPPWQVDRARRELRGWTPEGLARAITAVADADAQVKGESRDARYAVERAVLVVSSAREG; the protein is encoded by the coding sequence GTGCCTCCAGCCCGTCGCTCCCGCCCTGCCGCCGGACCCTCCTGGCGGGACGTCCCGCTCGCCCCGGTGGTACTCGTCCGGGGCGGCGAGGGGCTCCTCGTCGACCGCACCGTCGCCCGCCTGACTGCTCTGGTGCGAGAACACGACCCGGAGGCCGAGGTGACGGTGCTGGAAGCCGGCGCCTACGAACGTGGCCAGCTCGAGGTGCTGACCAGCCCGTCGCTGTTCGGCGAGCACCGGCACCTGATCGTCCAAGGCGCCGAGTCTGCCTCGGACGCCTTCATCGAGGACGCACTGGCCCACGTCGGAGCGGCCGGCTCCACGATCGAGGACGTCACCGTGGTGATCCGGCACGAGAAGGGCACCCGCGGAAAGAAGCTCCTGGACACGATCGGCAAGGCGGGATATCCCGTCGTGACCTGTGACCAGATCAAGCGAGACGGGGAGAAGGCCGACTTCGCCGCCGCCGAGTTCAGTGCCGCAGGCCGCCGGGCTACCTCCGCCGCAGTCCAGTCCCTGGTGGAGGCCCTCGGTTCCGATCTGCGAGAGCTGGCCGCCGGGTGCTCCCAGCTGATCTCCGACACCACGGGCACGATCACCCCGGATGTGGTCGAGCGCTACTACGGCGGACGCGTGGAGGCGACCGGATTCCGGGTGGCCGACGCCGCGGTGGCCGGCGAGCAGACGCAGGCGATCACGCTCCTTCGTCATGCCCTCGAAACCGGGGTGGACCCTGTCCCGCTGGTGGCCGTGCTCGCGATGAAGCTGCGGACCCTCGCGAAGGTGGCCGCCACGCGCGGCCGCGGGTCGGCCGCCGATCTCGGCTTGCCGCCATGGCAGGTTGACCGTGCTCGCCGGGAGCTGCGCGGGTGGACTCCAGAAGGGCTGGCCCGTGCGATCACCGCCGTCGCGGACGCGGACGCGCAGGTGAAGGGGGAGTCGCGGGACGCTCGCTACGCCGTCGAGCGTGCCGTGCTCGTCGTCTCCTCAGCCCGGGAGGGCTGA
- a CDS encoding ComEC/Rec2 family competence protein, which produces MTPQPVGTRRDWRLVPGACLVWAGCGVGVGLPGTVVWLVVLSLLVAALGLLRRLSRDLHRHHDRRHFRGRHRLVPVRSVQATAVLSVLLAAAVLATVAPRVEQRAEQVRALDGVTETIRLRLTGDPVELTEGPGVRIEATLLRVGAHPGTALPVLVLADDRWSEAATGAMVRVNARLSATDPGDSRAMLVMPEGSGSRDPPRGWRAVVADLRAGLVSASAPLPPASRGLVPGIAVGDDRAMPPALEEAMRRTSLTHLTAVSGAHVALVLGLVLTLLWWSPRNLQAVVGGLVLVAFVALVHPDGSVLRSAVMGGVLLLGLWLRRPRAALPALASAVVLLLGVDPWMARSYGFALSVLATGGLLVGSRPLAAWLGRWLPAPLAMGLAVPVAAQIACTPVLLLLEPAIPLYAVPANLMAAPVVAPATILGLAAALLGPVAPGAADLLVHAASWCTAWIAAVALGWAGLPGASVPVLPP; this is translated from the coding sequence ATGACGCCGCAACCGGTGGGGACGCGCCGAGATTGGCGACTCGTTCCCGGTGCGTGCCTGGTGTGGGCAGGATGCGGTGTCGGCGTGGGTCTACCCGGCACCGTGGTGTGGCTGGTCGTGCTCTCGCTCCTGGTCGCGGCGCTGGGCTTGTTGCGGCGCCTGAGCCGGGATCTCCACCGGCACCATGATCGTCGGCATTTCCGGGGGCGCCACCGCCTCGTGCCGGTGCGCTCGGTGCAGGCGACAGCCGTGCTGAGTGTGTTGCTCGCCGCCGCCGTCCTGGCGACGGTGGCCCCACGGGTCGAGCAGCGGGCGGAGCAGGTCCGGGCGCTGGACGGTGTGACCGAGACCATCCGGTTACGACTGACCGGTGACCCGGTGGAGCTGACTGAGGGGCCGGGCGTGCGGATCGAGGCGACGTTGCTCCGGGTCGGGGCGCATCCCGGGACTGCGCTGCCTGTGCTGGTTCTCGCCGACGACCGTTGGAGCGAGGCGGCCACCGGTGCCATGGTGCGGGTGAACGCTCGGCTGTCCGCGACCGACCCGGGAGACAGCCGGGCGATGCTGGTCATGCCCGAGGGGTCTGGCTCCCGGGACCCGCCCCGGGGGTGGCGTGCGGTCGTGGCTGACCTTCGTGCCGGGCTGGTCAGCGCCAGCGCTCCACTGCCGCCGGCCTCCCGTGGGCTCGTCCCGGGGATCGCGGTCGGAGACGACCGGGCCATGCCGCCGGCCCTGGAGGAGGCGATGCGCCGCACGAGCCTGACCCATCTGACCGCAGTGTCGGGGGCTCATGTCGCACTCGTTCTGGGACTCGTGCTCACACTCCTGTGGTGGTCACCGAGGAATCTCCAGGCGGTGGTCGGCGGTTTGGTCCTGGTCGCGTTCGTCGCGCTCGTGCACCCGGACGGCAGCGTGCTGCGGTCGGCGGTGATGGGTGGAGTGCTGTTGCTGGGTCTGTGGCTTCGGCGGCCGCGCGCCGCACTACCGGCGTTGGCGAGCGCTGTGGTCCTGCTCCTCGGTGTCGACCCGTGGATGGCACGTTCGTACGGTTTCGCCCTGTCCGTCCTCGCGACCGGCGGGCTGCTCGTCGGTAGCCGGCCGCTGGCTGCGTGGCTGGGCCGCTGGCTGCCGGCCCCGCTCGCGATGGGTCTGGCAGTTCCTGTCGCCGCGCAGATCGCCTGCACCCCGGTGCTGCTGCTGCTGGAACCGGCCATCCCGCTCTATGCGGTCCCCGCGAACCTCATGGCGGCACCGGTGGTGGCCCCGGCGACGATCCTCGGTCTGGCGGCGGCGCTGCTCGGGCCAGTCGCACCCGGAGCTGCTGACCTGCTCGTTCACGCCGCCTCGTGGTGCACCGCCTGGATCGCTGCGGTCGCTCTCGGCTGGGCAGGTCTGCCGGGTGCGTCGGTGCCCGTGCTGCCCCCGTAG
- a CDS encoding ComEA family DNA-binding protein, translating to MEAREPRERLRRAVVAAYGAAPAELQGGIEFEDVPGDAVEGRRSDRRSDRRSDRRRDGRSDRRQRWAAGAATEMPVTMAVRVAIIVLVVALVVVVVLMARAMGPEPVAVPLPAPEPATVEPTADTGDDSARSPAAVVVVHVAGAVVEPGVVTVSEGTRVADVIDAAGGAVPDADLDAINLAAPVEDGQQVFLPHEGEAARPFPGAGAAENSEPLVNLNSADAPTLERLTGIGPALAAEIVAWRTEHGPFESVEDLLQVSGIGPATLERLRDEAVL from the coding sequence GTGGAAGCACGTGAGCCCCGTGAGCGCCTGCGGCGTGCGGTGGTGGCTGCCTACGGCGCGGCGCCGGCGGAGCTGCAGGGTGGAATCGAGTTCGAGGACGTTCCCGGCGACGCCGTCGAGGGGCGGCGCAGTGACCGGCGCAGTGACCGGCGAAGTGACCGGCGACGTGACGGGCGCAGCGACCGGCGACAAAGATGGGCCGCAGGTGCCGCCACGGAGATGCCCGTCACCATGGCGGTACGCGTGGCGATCATCGTCCTCGTCGTGGCGCTGGTCGTGGTGGTGGTGCTGATGGCACGTGCGATGGGCCCAGAACCTGTTGCCGTGCCGCTTCCCGCCCCAGAGCCCGCAACGGTTGAGCCCACTGCCGACACCGGAGATGACAGCGCCAGGAGCCCTGCAGCGGTGGTGGTCGTGCATGTCGCTGGCGCCGTGGTGGAGCCGGGTGTCGTGACAGTATCGGAGGGCACACGAGTGGCCGACGTGATCGACGCCGCCGGAGGGGCGGTCCCGGACGCGGATCTGGATGCCATCAACCTCGCCGCCCCGGTCGAGGACGGGCAGCAGGTGTTTCTGCCCCACGAAGGCGAGGCCGCCCGGCCGTTCCCCGGAGCCGGTGCAGCGGAGAATTCGGAGCCGCTGGTCAACCTGAACAGCGCCGATGCGCCGACGCTGGAGCGGTTGACGGGTATCGGCCCAGCGCTCGCAGCTGAGATCGTCGCGTGGCGTACCGAGCACGGCCCCTTTGAGAGCGTCGAGGACCTGCTCCAGGTGTCCGGGATCGGCCCGGCCACGCTGGAGCGGCTACGGGACGAGGCGGTCCTATGA
- a CDS encoding helicase HerA-like domain-containing protein: protein MSENTTDLAALRAAAAQAEAEAAQARAEAARAALEAAEAAARDQARTPADRTAAPPEPSEPAELSEHAASIAAGYRPEGPWLPLGALVENDEALGGVPIGIPLRSLNRHGLVAGATGTGKTRTLQLMAEGLSEAGVPVFVTDIKGDLTGLAVPGEASDRLLERTTSIGQDWAPTGYPVEFYNLGGIGHGVPIRTTITDFGPLLLAKVLDLNETQESALTLIVHWADSQGLALLDLKDLRSVVSYLTSDEGKDELKDIGGIATSTAGVILRELSALEAQGGDVFFGEPAFDTADLLRSATDGRGTISALELPDLQDRPAIFSTFLMWLLADLFGGLPEVGDPEKPKLVFFFDEAHLLFKGASDAFTDQVIQTVRLIRSKGVGIFFVTQTPTDVPDEVLAELGSRVQHALRAHTPNDAKDLRASVRTYPTSDYDLEALLTSLGTGEAVVTALGEDGAPTPVAWTRLRAPRAAMDPAPETHIEQIVTASAGSARYGTPLDRESAFEMLAARIVAEEVAAQEAAEKAADAAAQAEELEEMEARLRKEAEAARKAEERRAQETARAGRSVLTSVLRTAGTTLAREVTRSLFGTRRRR from the coding sequence ATGAGCGAGAACACCACGGACCTGGCAGCCTTGCGAGCCGCCGCAGCGCAGGCCGAGGCGGAGGCGGCCCAGGCACGGGCCGAGGCCGCCCGGGCGGCACTCGAAGCAGCCGAGGCGGCCGCTCGGGATCAGGCGAGGACTCCCGCCGATCGCACGGCGGCACCGCCAGAGCCTTCCGAACCAGCGGAGCTGTCCGAGCACGCGGCGAGCATCGCCGCCGGCTACCGCCCGGAGGGCCCGTGGCTGCCGCTGGGAGCACTCGTCGAGAACGACGAAGCCCTGGGCGGGGTTCCGATCGGGATCCCTCTGCGTTCGCTCAACAGGCACGGCCTGGTCGCCGGCGCCACCGGTACGGGCAAGACCCGCACCCTGCAGCTGATGGCCGAGGGTCTCAGCGAGGCCGGTGTCCCGGTCTTCGTCACCGACATCAAGGGTGACCTGACCGGGCTGGCCGTCCCCGGCGAAGCCAGCGACCGGCTCCTCGAACGCACCACCAGCATCGGACAGGACTGGGCGCCCACCGGCTACCCGGTGGAGTTCTACAACCTCGGCGGCATCGGCCACGGGGTCCCGATCCGGACCACCATCACCGACTTCGGTCCGCTGCTGCTGGCGAAAGTGCTGGACCTGAACGAGACGCAGGAATCCGCCCTGACCCTGATCGTGCACTGGGCAGACAGCCAAGGCCTGGCACTGCTCGACCTCAAGGACCTGCGTTCGGTGGTCTCCTACCTCACCAGCGACGAAGGCAAGGACGAACTCAAGGACATCGGCGGGATCGCCACCTCCACGGCCGGGGTGATCCTGCGAGAGCTCTCCGCCCTGGAAGCCCAGGGCGGAGACGTGTTCTTCGGTGAGCCCGCCTTCGACACCGCCGATCTGCTGCGCTCGGCTACGGACGGTCGCGGCACCATCTCCGCCTTGGAGCTGCCCGACCTCCAGGATCGCCCGGCGATCTTCTCCACCTTCCTGATGTGGTTGCTCGCCGATCTGTTCGGCGGGCTACCCGAAGTCGGCGACCCTGAGAAGCCGAAGCTCGTGTTCTTCTTCGACGAGGCGCATCTGCTGTTCAAGGGCGCCTCGGACGCGTTCACCGACCAAGTGATCCAGACGGTGCGGCTGATCCGATCCAAGGGGGTCGGCATCTTCTTCGTCACCCAGACCCCCACCGATGTGCCCGACGAGGTGCTCGCCGAGCTCGGCAGCCGGGTCCAGCATGCATTGCGGGCGCACACCCCGAATGACGCCAAGGACCTACGAGCCTCCGTGCGCACCTATCCCACGAGCGACTACGACCTGGAGGCGCTGCTCACGAGCCTGGGCACGGGCGAGGCGGTGGTCACCGCGCTCGGTGAGGACGGCGCACCGACCCCAGTGGCGTGGACGCGCCTGCGGGCGCCGCGGGCTGCGATGGATCCGGCCCCCGAGACGCACATCGAGCAGATCGTCACCGCCTCCGCGGGTTCGGCGCGCTATGGCACCCCGCTCGACCGGGAGTCGGCCTTCGAGATGCTGGCCGCCCGGATTGTGGCTGAGGAAGTGGCCGCCCAGGAGGCAGCGGAGAAGGCGGCCGACGCCGCCGCACAGGCTGAGGAACTCGAGGAGATGGAGGCCCGGCTCCGCAAGGAGGCCGAGGCTGCCCGCAAGGCCGAGGAACGTCGGGCCCAGGAGACGGCCCGGGCAGGACGGTCGGTGCTGACCTCCGTGCTGCGCACCGCGGGCACCACGTTGGCGCGCGAGGTCACCCGGTCGCTGTTCGGCACGCGGCGGCGCCGCTGA
- the leuS gene encoding leucine--tRNA ligase, with translation MSTEQIETTYDAHAMEAKWLPVWEELQPFRADDEAVRTGGKEKRYALTMFPYPSGDLHMGHAEVTALHDVIARYWWLRGFEVMNPMGWDSFGLPAENAAIRNDEHPATYTYGNIDTQAASFKKFGISFDWSRRLHTSDPEYYRWTQWLFLKFAERGLAYQKYSPVNWCPNDQTVLANEQVVDGRCERCGAEVTKRELNQWYFKITDYAQELLDDLDGLASTWPDRVVTAQRNWIGRSEGAHVDFTLHLADGSDRVVTVYTTRPDTLYGATFMVVAADAALAADIVAPERREAFEAYLAQTRKASDIDRMSTERPKTGVDLGVTATNPVSGERVPVWASDYVLADYGTGAIMAVPAHDQRDLDFARAMGLPVRRVIDTGEENPESSGVATTGDGTYVSSGVLDGLTDKKAGIATIVDGLEAEGTGTRAVNFRLRDWLLSRQRYWGCPIPIIHCESCGAVPVPEDQLPVTLPDMRGADLKPKGVSPLATATDWVNVDCPRCGAAAKRDTDTMDTFVDSSWYFLRYCSPNEDTQAFDPELTNAWMPADIYVGGVEHAVLHLLYARFFTKVLADMGLLEVREPFAAQLNQGVVINEGKKMSKSLGNGVSLGEQLAEFGVDAVRLTLVFAGPPEDDIDWADMSPAGSLRFLQRAWRLAGDVTSAVGISADQGDSALRKVTHRTLHEAASLIEAHRFNVVVARTMELVNATRKAIDSGCGGADPAVREAVEAVAILLSLVAPYTAEDMWERLGHTPTVARAGWPEVDESLLVEDVVTCVVQVKGKVRGRLEVSPDISEADLEAAALADPGVQRALDGAEVRKVIVRAPKLVNIVPA, from the coding sequence ATGAGTACCGAGCAGATCGAGACCACCTACGACGCACACGCCATGGAGGCGAAGTGGTTGCCGGTGTGGGAAGAGCTCCAGCCCTTCCGCGCCGACGACGAGGCGGTGCGCACCGGCGGGAAGGAGAAGCGGTACGCCCTCACGATGTTCCCGTACCCGAGCGGGGACCTGCACATGGGGCACGCCGAGGTGACGGCCCTGCACGACGTCATCGCCCGGTACTGGTGGCTGCGCGGGTTCGAGGTGATGAACCCGATGGGATGGGACTCCTTCGGTCTGCCGGCCGAGAATGCCGCGATCCGCAATGACGAGCACCCAGCCACCTACACCTACGGCAATATCGACACCCAGGCGGCCTCGTTCAAGAAGTTCGGCATCAGTTTCGACTGGTCCCGACGGCTGCACACCTCCGACCCGGAGTACTACCGGTGGACGCAGTGGCTGTTTCTGAAGTTCGCCGAGCGTGGGCTGGCGTATCAGAAGTACTCTCCGGTGAACTGGTGCCCGAACGACCAGACCGTCCTGGCCAACGAACAGGTCGTGGACGGGCGGTGCGAGCGGTGCGGTGCCGAGGTGACCAAGCGTGAGCTGAACCAGTGGTACTTCAAGATCACCGACTACGCCCAGGAGCTGCTCGACGACCTCGATGGTCTGGCATCGACCTGGCCGGATCGCGTGGTCACCGCACAGCGGAACTGGATCGGCCGCTCCGAGGGCGCCCACGTCGACTTCACGCTGCACCTGGCCGACGGCTCGGACCGGGTGGTGACGGTCTACACGACCCGCCCTGACACTCTCTACGGCGCCACCTTCATGGTTGTCGCCGCCGACGCTGCGCTGGCCGCCGATATCGTCGCTCCCGAGCGCCGTGAGGCCTTCGAGGCGTACCTGGCGCAGACCCGCAAAGCCTCCGACATCGACCGCATGTCCACCGAGCGGCCCAAGACCGGTGTGGACCTGGGCGTGACCGCGACGAACCCAGTCAGCGGGGAGCGGGTGCCGGTGTGGGCTTCCGACTACGTGCTGGCCGACTATGGCACCGGGGCAATCATGGCGGTGCCTGCTCACGACCAGCGTGACCTCGACTTCGCCCGCGCCATGGGACTGCCGGTGCGCCGGGTGATCGACACCGGTGAGGAGAACCCGGAGTCCTCCGGCGTGGCCACCACCGGTGACGGCACCTACGTCAGCTCCGGAGTGCTGGACGGGCTGACCGACAAGAAGGCCGGGATCGCCACGATCGTCGATGGGCTGGAGGCCGAGGGCACTGGCACGCGCGCCGTGAACTTCCGGCTGCGCGACTGGCTGCTCAGCCGGCAACGCTACTGGGGCTGCCCGATCCCGATCATCCACTGTGAGTCGTGCGGTGCCGTTCCGGTGCCGGAGGACCAGCTCCCAGTGACGCTGCCGGACATGCGTGGTGCCGACCTCAAGCCGAAGGGCGTCTCCCCGCTGGCGACGGCCACCGACTGGGTGAACGTCGACTGCCCGCGCTGCGGCGCTGCCGCGAAGCGGGACACCGACACCATGGACACCTTCGTCGACTCGTCCTGGTACTTCCTGCGGTACTGCTCACCGAATGAGGACACCCAGGCGTTCGATCCCGAACTGACCAATGCCTGGATGCCTGCAGACATCTACGTGGGTGGGGTCGAGCACGCGGTGCTGCACCTGCTGTATGCCCGGTTCTTCACCAAGGTGCTGGCCGATATGGGCCTGCTGGAGGTGCGCGAGCCCTTCGCCGCGCAGCTGAACCAGGGCGTGGTGATCAACGAGGGCAAGAAGATGAGCAAATCCCTGGGCAACGGCGTGAGCCTGGGGGAGCAGCTGGCGGAATTCGGCGTCGACGCGGTACGCCTGACGCTGGTGTTCGCCGGCCCGCCGGAGGACGACATCGATTGGGCGGACATGTCCCCGGCCGGGTCGCTACGGTTCCTGCAGCGGGCGTGGCGCCTGGCGGGAGACGTGACCTCCGCCGTCGGGATCTCGGCAGATCAGGGGGATTCCGCTCTGCGGAAGGTGACGCACAGGACCCTGCATGAGGCGGCCTCCCTGATCGAGGCGCACCGGTTCAACGTGGTCGTGGCTCGCACGATGGAACTGGTCAACGCCACCCGTAAGGCCATCGACTCCGGTTGCGGCGGGGCCGATCCGGCCGTGCGGGAAGCCGTGGAGGCCGTGGCCATCCTGCTCTCGCTGGTGGCTCCGTACACCGCCGAGGACATGTGGGAGCGGCTGGGCCACACCCCGACCGTGGCGCGCGCCGGGTGGCCCGAGGTGGACGAGTCGCTGCTCGTGGAGGATGTCGTCACGTGCGTGGTCCAGGTCAAGGGCAAAGTGCGCGGGCGGTTGGAGGTCTCCCCGGACATCTCCGAGGCAGACCTGGAGGCCGCCGCGCTTGCCGACCCTGGCGTGCAGCGCGCCTTGGACGGCGCCGAGGTGCGCAAGGTGATCGTGCGCGCACCCAAGCTCGTCAACATCGTCCCGGCCTGA
- a CDS encoding Dps family protein yields MSTHATRPKAPDVVIDRLQATLVDLIDLALQGKQAHWNLHGPHFRSIHLQLDEVIADLRGWSDEVAERLATLGTAPDGRAATVAESSHVPAVDAGQIGTDKVIRIFDDRLQRASERITSGLADLEVDLLSQDLLIGVATGLEKHAWMFRSAEG; encoded by the coding sequence GTGAGCACGCATGCCACCCGCCCGAAGGCACCGGACGTCGTCATCGATCGGCTGCAGGCCACGCTCGTTGACCTGATCGACCTTGCCCTGCAGGGCAAGCAGGCGCACTGGAATCTGCATGGCCCTCATTTCCGGTCCATCCACCTCCAACTCGACGAGGTGATCGCGGACCTGCGGGGATGGTCCGACGAGGTCGCCGAGCGCCTGGCCACCCTCGGCACTGCACCGGACGGCCGTGCCGCGACCGTCGCTGAGTCCTCGCACGTACCTGCCGTGGATGCAGGGCAGATCGGCACCGACAAGGTGATCAGGATCTTCGATGACCGGCTCCAGCGCGCCAGTGAGCGGATCACGTCCGGGCTGGCGGACCTGGAGGTGGACCTCCTCAGTCAGGACCTGCTGATCGGAGTGGCCACAGGCCTGGAGAAGCACGCCTGGATGTTCCGTTCGGCTGAGGGCTGA
- a CDS encoding CE1759 family FMN reductase has product MSETETLAVVAVNGGVGFPSSTRALTDALVREVAATASVTTRTVDVRDVATDIADATVFGLPSTALDEALRAVEQADLVIAGTPVFRGTYAGLFKGFWDLVEPTSMRGKPVVLAATGGSTRHQLMIDQAMRPLFAYFGSLITPTAVYAAAEDFGVAGAPGAELAQRIERAGREAARLAQAVAVGQRA; this is encoded by the coding sequence ATGAGTGAGACCGAGACCCTCGCTGTGGTCGCGGTCAACGGCGGGGTGGGGTTCCCCTCCAGCACCCGTGCGCTGACGGACGCGCTGGTGCGGGAGGTTGCCGCCACTGCAAGCGTGACCACACGGACCGTCGACGTGCGGGATGTGGCCACCGATATCGCGGACGCCACCGTTTTCGGTCTACCTTCAACCGCACTCGATGAGGCGTTGCGCGCCGTGGAGCAGGCGGACCTGGTGATCGCCGGCACTCCGGTGTTCCGCGGCACCTACGCCGGCCTGTTCAAGGGGTTCTGGGATCTGGTGGAGCCGACGTCGATGCGTGGTAAGCCGGTGGTGCTCGCCGCGACCGGGGGCAGCACCCGCCATCAGCTGATGATCGACCAGGCGATGCGGCCGCTGTTCGCGTACTTCGGATCGCTGATCACCCCGACCGCCGTGTACGCCGCGGCCGAGGATTTCGGCGTTGCGGGCGCGCCCGGTGCCGAGTTGGCGCAGCGAATCGAGCGGGCGGGGCGTGAGGCCGCACGACTTGCCCAGGCAGTCGCGGTCGGCCAGCGGGCGTAG
- a CDS encoding MarR family winged helix-turn-helix transcriptional regulator translates to MSATTAAPAWEALFRAQVRLMRHFEEAKDFEPLTSREYDVLFTLARCGGAARMRDMVPNLLLSQPSLSRMVDRLAADGLLERRAADGDGRGVIVALTDRGSALQRRVGRRHVRSISARLDAALTETEQADLQRLCHRLQGSVPGGGGLPEKHDQRPHEDSETEEER, encoded by the coding sequence ATGAGCGCCACGACAGCGGCACCGGCCTGGGAGGCGCTGTTCCGTGCTCAGGTGCGCCTGATGCGCCACTTCGAGGAGGCCAAGGACTTCGAGCCGCTCACCTCCCGCGAGTACGACGTGCTGTTCACGCTCGCCCGCTGCGGGGGAGCGGCCCGGATGCGCGATATGGTCCCGAACCTGCTGCTCAGCCAGCCGAGTCTGTCGCGCATGGTGGACCGGCTGGCTGCGGACGGTTTGCTGGAACGGCGTGCAGCCGATGGCGACGGCCGGGGCGTGATCGTCGCGCTCACAGATCGCGGATCCGCGCTGCAGCGCCGCGTCGGACGGCGGCACGTACGCTCGATCAGTGCGCGCCTTGATGCGGCTCTCACCGAGACCGAACAGGCAGACCTGCAGCGACTGTGCCACAGGCTGCAGGGCAGCGTGCCGGGTGGGGGTGGCCTGCCCGAGAAGCATGACCAGAGGCCACACGAAGATTCTGAGACCGAGGAGGAACGATGA